Genomic segment of Oceanimonas sp. GK1:
ACACGTTTTTTCACAAACTCAGTACCATTCCGTGAAACATCATTCCGTCGTTACCCTGAGCCTGCCCCTGCTGGGCCTGGCCACCGCCCACGCCGCCGAGCAAGCGCCCCTGTACCCTGCCACCCCCATCACCATTACCGCCTCGGCGCTCAGTGCCCCCGGCGAGGTGCGCCTGGATCCGAGTGCGCCGGTGCAGCCCATTCCCGCCGCCGACGGGGCCGGCCTGCTGAAAACCGTGCCCGGCATCAGCATTACCCGCAAGGGCGGCATGGCCGGCGACCCGCTGCTGCGGGGGCTGGGGGGCTCGCGCCTGGCCATCACCAGCGACAACCAGTACGTGCTGGGCGGTTGCGCCCATCGCATGGATCCGCCCACCGCCTATCTGTTCCCCCGCTCTTTTGATGAAGTGGTGATCACCAAGGGGCCGCAAACCGTGACCCAGGGGCCCGGCCTGGTGGCCGGCTCGGTGCAGTTCAAGCGCCACCCGCGCTATTACCTTGACCCGGATTTCAGCCTGGACGGCGGCCTGACCACCGGCAGCGCCGACCGCGTCGACGCCTTTGCCAGTCTCGACGCCGGCAATTCACTGGGCTACACACGCCTGAATGCCAACCACAATGAGGCCGGCAACTACCGGGACGGCAGCGGCAACCGGGTCAACTCCGCCTACAACAAGGACAGCCAGAGCGTGCAACTGGGGCTGACCCCGAATGAACTCAGCCTGCTGGAGCTGTCCTATGATCGCAGCCGGGGCGAAGCCGCCTACGCCGACCGGGCCATGGACGGCAGCCAGTTTGATCGGGACGCCTGGGGCGTGAAGCTGGAACGCCAGGCCATTACCCCCTGGCTGGGCAAGGTACAGCTGCAATACGGCCACAGCCTGGTGGATCACGTGATGGACAACTACAGCCTGCGCCCATTGGAAGGCATGATGTACAAGGCCATGAACCCGGAGCGCACCACCAACACCGCCCGCCTGTTGGCGGAGCTGAACCTGGGGGCGCACCAGACTCAGGTGGGTGTGGACTGGCTGGAGGATGCCCACCGCTCGCGCATGGCCATGGGCATGAACCAGGCCGCCGCCGATGGGTATATCAACAAGCCCTGGAAAGACACGCAAACCTTTGAAAATATCGGCGTGTTTGTGGAAGACAACTGGCTGCTCAATGACCGGCAAACCCTGGTGAGCGGCCTGCGACTGGATCACACCGAGGCCCGTTACCACAACAACGCCGTGGCCGCCGCGCTGCAACAGCAGGAGTATGACCTGTATGCCGGCTTTGTGCGCCTGGAACACCGCCTGCAGAACTGGATCTGGTATGCGGGCTACGGCCAGGCCGAGCGGGCGCCAGATTTCTGGGAGCGGGACAAAAGCCAGACCGCCGCCCTGAACACCGAGACCAACCACCAGCTGGATACCGGCCTGCTCTATCGCAACGGCAACCTGAGCGGCTCGGTGTCGCTGTTTGCCGGCTACGTGGACGACTTTATTCTGGTGGACAACACCACCAGCCCCCAGGCCCGCAATGTGGATGCTCGCCGTGTTGGCGGCGAGGCCGAGGCAAGCTGGCGCTTTACCGATAACTGGACCCTGGCGTCCAATCTGTCCTACACCCACGGCCAGAACCTGAGCGACGATTTGCCCCTGGGCCAGACCCCGCCGCTGGAGCTGAACACCAGCCTTGGCTATGACAATGGCAGTCAGGAGCTGGCGCTTCTGATGCGCAACGTGGCCAGCCAGCACCGCTTTGCCGAAGGGCAGGGCAACATTATTGGCCAGGACACCGGGCCGTCCGCGGGCTTTACCGTGTTTTCCCTTAATGCCGGCTGGCAGGTCACGCCCACCGTCAAGCTGGCCGCCGGCGTCGACAACCTGCTCGACAAGGATTACAGCGAGTTTATTAACAAGCAGGAAAGCTACCCGCTTGGCGACAACCCGGTAACCGGCCGCATCGGCGAGCCCGGCCGCCAGTGGTGGGCCGAGCTGCAGTTCAGCCTCTGATCCGCCAAGCGGCCCCGGGGCCGCTCAGCCAAACTGGTGCAGCAGCCGGGCCATGTCCTGCCCGCCGCGGGCAAACTGCGGGCTTTCCCGAATGATCTTCGCCAGACGAGTGCTGGCCTCGTTGACCTGCTCGGCCAGAAAGAGGGTGGTGTCGGTTCTGGGCAAGGGCGGCAGGCCCTCTTCCACCACCATCAGCCCTTCTTCCAGGGTACTGCGGGGAATGACCCCCACACCGATCCCCGCCCTGACCGCCGCCAGTATTCCGGCCCGGCTCTGACTGGTAAAGGCAAGCCGGCAGGGTTTCTCCCACAGCTCCAGGGCCTGCAGGGCGGCGTCCCTGTGGTAGCAGCCTTCCACAAACACCGCCAATGGCAGGGGATCCCGCAAGTGAACCTGGTGCACCGGGGAGCGCACCCAGACCAGCTCATCACCACCGAGCCGCGTTCCGCCCTGGGCCCGCAGCGGCATTTCCACCAGGGCCAGATCCAGCTTTCCCTGCTGCACCAGCGACACCAGATGGTGGGGCCGGTGATCGCACTGCACCTCCAGCCGCACCTCGGGGTAATTGAGCACAAAGGTTTCCAGCAGGGGGGGCAGACTGCGGGTGGCGTACTGATCATGAGTGCCAAACCGGACCTTTCCGCCCACTTCGGCATTCAGGAACGAGCCCAGTATGCGATCATGCTGATTCAGCAGCAGCTGGGCATGGGAGCGGAGCAATTCTCCCGCCGGCGTTAGCCGCACGCCGTGTTGCCCGCGCTCCAGCAGATCGGTCGACACCAGGCCCTCCAGCCGGTTCAGCTGCATGCTGATGGTCGACGGCGCCCGGTGCAGGCGACCGGCAGCCACCGTCAGGTTGAGGGTTTCGGCCACCACCACAAAGGTGCGCAGCAGGGTAATGGGCAAGTCACGCATGATGAGTTTTCAACCTTGTTGAAGGCAGATATGAATATTCATCGATTTACCGAACGACGGCAAGCATTCAGGATATCCGGACGAGAGCGTCATCACGGGATCAGGGAGTGTTCAGGATGAGATTGGCCGTTATATTCGGAATGAATCAGGTAGTCAGCCATGGATTTGGCATGTTTCTGTTTGCGGCCCTGGTGCCGCTGATGCGTGAAGCCATCCAGCTCAGCCACTGGCACCTGGCCGCCATCGGGGCGCTCACCCAGCTGGCCTATCTCGCCGGCGCCATGCTGCTTGGGGTGCTGGGCCACCGCCTGAACACGGCACGGCTGGCGCTGACCACCGGCAGCCTCTCCACCGCCCTGCTGTTTACCATGGCGCACCTTGAGAACCCGTTGTTCATTATGCTGGCACTGACCTGCCTGGCCGCCAGCGCCGCCATCAGCTGGGGCACTCTGGTGGAGATCATCAGTCGTCATGTTCAGCCGGGCCAGCGCTCGACCTATCTCTCCACCGTCTCCAGCGGCACCGCCTGGGGTTATGGCCTGAATGGCCTGCTGATCCTGCTGGTAGTGCCCTCCCTGGGCTGGCAACAGGCCTGGCAACTGGCCGGGGCGACCGGTCTGCTGGTGGTGGCCCTGACCTGGCGCCTGCTGCGCAGCCTGCGGTCGCCTGCCGCCAGCACCACAGTGGCCGCCGAGCCGGCCATGCCCGCCACCAGGCTGCTGCTGACCATCGCTACCGAGCGAACCGCCTTTCTGGCATGCCTGATCTGCCTGCTGGCCGGCTTTACCACCATGCCCTTTTCCACCTGGCTCAATACTTACCTGGATCAGCTGGGGCTGCCCGCCAGCCTCGGCGGCTATACCTGGACCACGGTGGGGCTGACCGGCATGGTGGCCGGCCTGCTCACCGGCGGCCTGGCCGACCGTAAAGGCCACGGCGTGGCCCTGCTGATCATCTTCGGCGGTTTTGCGCTCGGCCAGCTGGCGTTTGCCTATGATCCGGCCCGGTTTGCCCTGGTGGCCGGCTTTGGCTACGGCCTGATGTATTTTCCCATGTGGGGCATAGTGGCCGGCTGGGTGGGCAGGCATTACTCTTCCACCGTCACCATGCAGATCAGCGGGCTTTGCATGGTGACCTTCGGCCTGGGCGGCACCCTGGGTAACCTGCTGGCGGGCTATCTGCGCACCGTCACCGGCTCACTGGACGCCGTGTTCATGACCCTGGCGGGGGCGGCGCTGTTGCTGGTGGGGCTGGGACTGTGGATATGGAGCAGCACGCCCGCCGTCAGCCCGCAGCCCGATCTGCCCTGAGCGGCCCCGTTACTGGTGCCCGATATCGGTACTTTCAAAGATTTTATCCGCCGAGGCCGCCACAAACCCGGTGTAAAGCTCACCGTCGGGCTTGGGATAACGCAGGGCAAACTCGTAAAAGCAGCTGGGCAGGGCCGCCTCGCCATCGGTAAAGTGCACCAGGGTGGTGTCGGCCAGGGTGGAGGACTGTTCCAGCAGCACCTCGGGTGAGCCCTTGATCTCGCCGCCGGCGTCGTTGAGCCGGAACCCCGCCTGCTTGAGGGCACTGTTCACCGCCTCCAGGCTGTCGTAATCCTTAAGGTGGTTCACACTCACGGTGAAGTGATTGGCGCGGTAGCCGTACACCGCCAGCCAGGCGGCGTACTCACTTTCCGCCAGCAGGGTCTTGTAATCCGCATGAGAGATTCGCCAGGGCGCGCCGGAGTAGAGAAAGTCCTTCCGCTCCGCCAGCGTGTCGTCCACCTGATCGATAAGCCCGGCCACGATGCGCTGCAATTCGGGCGAGCACTGCTCCAGCAGCAGCTCGCTGATAAAGACCTTGGGCGCGGTGGCATCCGGGTGCTCGTAGTGGCGGGCATAGAGCTTCTTGGCCTCAAAGTGGTACTCGCCCTTTTGCTCGTAGCCCAGCGCCAGAAAAGGGGCTGCCAGCTTCTCCAGCCCGAGTTTGGGGTGGTTAAAGGTACGAAAGGCCACATGATCGTTGACGATGGCCTCACCGCCCTTCAGCAGATCGTGAATTTTCAGCGCGCTGGGGGTCACGGTCAGGTAATGCTGCCAGAGGGCGTCGAACAGTTCCTGTACTGAAGTGTGCATGGCGGTCTCCTTGTGTTGCTTAAAAGCTCAGTCCCGGCGACAGGGTCGCGGGCATGACCAGATGGTCTCCTTCCACCGAAGCCACCGGGTAGGCACAGTAGTCGGCGGCATAGTAGGCGCTGGCCCTGTGGTTGCCGCTGTCGCCAATACCGCCAAAGGGCGCGGCGCTGGAGGCACCGGTGATGGGCCGGTTGCGGTTGACGATGCCGGCACGGATATGGCGATAGAAGTAGTCCCAGTCGGCTTCGCTGTCGGACAGCAGCCCCGCCGACAGGCCGTAGCGGGTGCGGTTGGCCAGGGTCAGCGCTTCGGGCAGGTCGTTGAAGCGGATCACCTGCAGCAAGGGACCGAAATATTCCTCGTCGGGCAGTTGGGCCACACCGGTGACATCAACAATGCCCGGCGACACCAGGCCGGTGCCCGGCTGCAGGTGTTTCAGCATCAGCAGCGACTGACCGCCAAAGGCCAGCAGATGAGCCTGGGCCGCCACCATGCCCCGGGCGGCGCGCTCGGAGATCATGGCGCCCATAAAGGGCTGGGGATCGGCGTCGTAGCGGCCCACGCGAATGGCCTTGCTGACCGCCACCAGCCGGGCCAGCAGCCGGTCGCCGGCCTCGCCCCTGGGCACCAGCAGACGGCGGGCGCAGGTACAACGCTGGCCGGAAGTGATAAAGGCCGACTGCACTATGGCGTGCACGGCGGCGTCTTCATCGGCCACCGTGGTCACCACCAGGGGGTTGTTGCCGCCCATCTCCAGCGCCAGGATCTTGCCCGGCTGGCCGGCGTACTGCTGATGCAACAGTTTGCCGGTGTTGGACGAGCCGGTGAAAAACAGGCCGTCAATGCCCTCGTGGGAGGCCAGTGCCTTGCCGGTATTCACTTCCCCCTGCACCAGGTTGAGCACGCCGGCGGGCAGCCCCGCCTCGGCCCACAGCCGCACCGTTTCCTGGGCCACCAGGGGGGTGAGCTCCGACGGCTTGAACACCACCGTATTGCCGGCGATCAGCGCCGGTACTATGTGGCCGTTGGGCAGGTGGCCGGGAAAATTGTAGGGGCCGAACACCGCCACCACCCCGTGGGGCTTGTGGCGCACAAAGGCGCGGGCGCCGGGCATGGGATTTTCCACGGTGCCGGTACGCTCAAAGTAAGCCTTTTCGGAAATCGTGGCCTTGCCGCTCATGGCGGCCACTTCGGTCAGTGCCTCCCACTCGGGTTTGCCGGTTTCCCGGGCGATCAGTTTCGCCAGCGGCGCCTTGTGCTGCTCCAGCAGGCCGGCAAAGGCCTTGATAACGGCCAGGCGTTCCTCTACCGGACGAAAGGCCCAGTCGGCACTGGCGGCCCGGGCCGCCGCCACGGCGGCGTCTACCTGGGCGGCATCGGCGGACGCTCCCTGCCAGACTACCTCGTTTTTGGCCGGGTCGAGGGAGTCAAACCGTTCGCCCGCGCCTGCCAGCCACTGACCATTGATGTATTGCACGGCCTCAGTCATTGCGTTTCATCTCCGCTACCCTGACGGTATCCCCGTCCTCTACCCCGAGCAGGCGTGCGACCTCGGCGGTCATTACCGCCTGCCCCTGTTGTTCGTTCACCGCCATCTCGCCCAGCAGGGCGCGAAATTCCGCAAAGCGGGTATTGCTGATCAGATAAAGCCCGGTCTGGACCGGATGGCCGACCTGCACCGTCAGCCGGCGGCTGTTGCGGACCGTCTGGATATGACGCACCTCGCACTCCACCGTGGGGCCCGCATCGAAAATGTCGACGTAGCCGCGCCAGCAAAAGCCTTCTTCTTCCAGCAAATGCAGGGCCGGGCGGGTCTTATCGTGGGTTTTACCGATCACCCCTCTCGCCTCTTTTGACAGCAGGCTGACGTAAATGGGGTATTTGGGCATGAGATCGGCGATAAACCCCTTCTGGCCGATGCCGGTAAGGTAGTCGACCGTGGGAAAGTCCATGGAGAAAAAGTGCTCCTGCAGCCAGCTCCAGAACGGACTGTTGCCCTTGTCATCGGACACCCCGCGCATCTCCGCCAGCACCCGCTGATCAAACAGCTCGGGAAATTCCGCCAGAAACAAAAACCGGCATTTCGACAGCAGCCGGCCGTTCAGGCCCTGGCGGGCGGGCTCGCGCAAAAACAGGGTGCACAATTCACTGACCCCGGTGTAATCGTTGGTGAGCGTCAGGGTTTGTACCACGTTATGAATGCCCAGCTTGCGGGAGCTGTGCACCTGCTTGCCCAGCAGGTAGGTATAGAAGGGAGACGACAGCCCCACCGCCGACTCCAGCGCCGTGGTGCCCAGCACCTCACCGGTTTCGCTGTCTTCGGCCACAAAAAAGTAAAGGCACTCGCCCTTGCCGCCGGCCCGGCTGGCAAAGGATGCCATCGAATGATCGATCTTGTTTTGCAGCAGCTCGTCGTTCACCGGCAGCGAGGTAAAACCATGGCCGGACTCGATGGCGATCTGCTTGAGAATGGCAAAATCACGCTGCTCTATGGGTCTTATCACCAGCATGCAGCACTCCTTATGATGATAGTGGCGGGGCACCCCCTGCCCCGCCGGTAATGGCGGTGGTCGCCTCAGCCGTTGACCACCCGGGCCACGGCGCGCTCAAAGCGGGCCAGGCCTTGCCGTACTTCTTCCTCGGAGATCACCAGCGAGGGCGCAAAACGCACCACGTTGGCGCCGGCGATCAGCACCATCAGGCCTTCTTCCGAGGCGGCCGCCAGAAAGTCCTTGGCCCGGCCCTGGAACTGCTCGTTCAGCACACAGCCCAGCAGCAGGCCCTTGCCGCGGATTTCCTGAAAACAGTGGTGTTGCTCATTAATCTTAGCCAGCGCTTCGCAGAACCAGCCTTCCCGCTCCTTGACGCCGGTCAGCACCTCGGGAGTATTGACGGTGTCAAAGGCGGCCTCGGCCACGGCGCAGGCCAGGGGATTGCCGCCGTAGGTGGAGCCGTGGGTACCCGGCTTGAGGGAGGCGGCAATGTCGGCACGGGTAAGCATGGCGCCGATGGGAAAACCGCCGCCCAGGGCCTTGGCACTGGTGAGAATATCAGGGGTCACCCCGGTTTCCATGTAGGCATAGAGGGCGCCGGTACGGCCCACGCCGGTCTGCACCTCGTCAAACACCAGCAGCGCCTGATGCTGGTCGCACAACGCGCGCACCGCCTTCACAAAGTCAGCGTCGGGGCTGATGATGCCGCCCTCGCCCTGCAGCGGCTCCATCACCACGGCACAGGTGCGGCTGGACATGATGGCCTTGAGCGCCTCGAGATCATTGTAGGGAACGTGATCGATATCGGCGGGTTTGGGGCCAAACCCCTCGGAATAAGCGGCCTGGCCACCCACGGTCACGGTAAAGAAGGTGCGGCCGTGAAAGCCCTGCTGAAAGGCGATGATCTGGGTTTTTTCGGGACCAAAGTGCTCAATGGCATAACGACGGGCCAGCTTGAGCGCCGCCTCGTTGGCCTCGGCGCCGGAGTTGCAGAAATACACCCGTTCGGCAAAGGTGGCGTCCACCAGTTTGCTGGCCAGGCGCAGGGCCGGCTCGTTGGTCCAGACATTACTCAGGTGCCAGAGTTTTTCGCCCTGCTCCTTGAGCGCGGAGACCAGGGCCGGATGGCAGTGGCCCAGGCAGTTGACCGCAATGCCGCCGGCAAAGTCGATAAACTCCTTTCCTTGCTGATCCCATACCCGGGCGCCCAGGCCCCGCACCGGAATGCTCTGGGCCGGGGCGTAATTGGGTACCATCACCTGATCAAACGTCTCGCGGGTAACAGCCATATCAGACATGCGTTCTTCCTCCGGTTACCGCAGCATGCTCTGCGATAAAAGTTAAATCCATGTAAAGATGCAAGCATTATTGCAAAGTGACCGCAACTTGTCGCTGTAAAAAGTTACAATTATGGTCATTTGTTTTGCAAGATAAAAAATTGTAGTCATTTATCTTGCATAAGCTCGCAAGGCGTCGAGCCCGGACCGGCAGCGCGCGCGTGCCGGCTGCATAAACAGGCATGAAAAAGAATTTTGCACCGGACTCACCGCCATTATTCCCGGTGGCGGCACGCCTGGCGAGCGAGAAAGTCTGATGGGGAAAACAAGAAAAACTTATAGTTGCAGGCCGGTGCCGACGGGCAAGACAGCGCCGGCCCCCGCCTTCACAGGAGATCCAGGTAGTTTTGCAGCAGCCGGTGGCCGCCTTCGGTCAGAATGCTTTCCGGATGAAACTGCACGCTGTGCACCGGCAGGGTACGGTGCTGCATGGCCATGATTTCGTCGCGTTCCCCCTGCGCCTGTTCGCTCCAGGCGGTCACCTCAAAGCAGGCGGGCAAGCTGTCGTCTTCCACCACCAGGGAGTGATAGCGGGTGACGGTGAGCGGATCGGGCAGGCTCGCAAACAGGCCGGTGCCGGTATGGCGAATGGCCGAGGTCTTGCCGTGCATCACTCGCCGGGCCCGGATCACCCGGCCGCCAAAAGCCTGGGCAATGGCCTGGTGCCCCAGGCACACACCGAGCAGCGGCACTTCACCGGCAAAGCGCTCGATGGCCGCCAGTGACACGCCGGCCTCGTTCGGGGTACAGGGGCCGGGGGAAATCACCAGCCCCGATGGGCGCAGGGCGGCAATCTCGTCCAGACCAATTTCGTCGTTGCGGCGCACCACCACCTCCTGCCCCAGCTCACCGAAATACTGCACCAGGTTCCAGGTAAAGGAGTCGTAGTTATCGATCATCAGCAGCATATTAAACTTATCTCTTTGATATTGAAGGCGCTAACCAGCAAAACACTGCCTTGATACCCGCTTGTCCGAGACCTCAACAGCACCCATGAGGAGGCGGTATTTTCGCATCTATCCGGTTGGCGTCAAACCTCGCTGAAGGTAGGCTGTTTGGCTTAACGGCCAAATGGCATGATGAGCGCGGCCAGACATGAGGTGCGCGCGGGCACGGCAAGCGGCCTGCATTTTTTCAGAGAGTCAAACCCTATGGACCTTTACCCTCCTGCATGCAAAGGGCTGGCGGCGGCACGTCCGGCGCGGCCTGCCATGATGTTCATGCCGTCGCAGGTACCCGCATGAAGCACACTCCCGCCAGCCCCCGCCTTGCTCCGCCCCATGCCGACGGGGGGCTGCTGCGCCGCAACCTGATTGCCGCCCTGCTTTACCTGCTGGCGGGAGGACTGGGAATGCTGCTGACCGTTTCCTCGGGCTATGCCTCACCGGTCTGGCCTGCCGCCGGGGTTGCGGTCACCCTGCTGCTGAAATGGGGATGGCGTTGCTGGCCCGGCATCTGGCTGGGGGGCCTGCTGATCGACAACGGCCTCAACACCGCGCTGGATGGCCTGCTGTGGCCGGCCATGAGCGCCGCCCTTGCCACGCTTCAGGCCCTGCTCGCCGCCTGGCTGATCCGCGGCTATTTACAGGGCAGGCTGTCGTCACTCACCGCTGACTGGCGGCTGGCCCTGTTTCTGGTGGGAGTCGGTCCCCTGACCTGCCTGCTCTCTTCCGGCCTGGGTACCCTGATCATGCATTGGGACGGGCGGATTGAGGAAAGTGCCCTGGGGGGCGAATGGTTGCGCTGGTGGACCGGCGACACCCTGGGGATCCTCCTGTTTACGCCCATCAGCCTGTTACTGTGGCCGCGGCACCACGGCGTGCTCGCGCCCGCGAGCGGCAGCGCCCGCTTTAGCCTGCCGCTGATGATCACCACGGCGCTGCTGATACTCGGCCACCTTGGCCTGGCGCAGCTGCTGGAGTTGCGGGCCCGCAACCAGGATCACGCCATGATGGACATGATCAGCAACAACGGCACCAGGCTACTGGCCGAAACCCTGCTGCCGCTCACCGGCCTGGCTCATTTTTTCAGCGCCAGTCAGGAAGTCACCCGCGAGGAGTTCCGTCAGTACACCAGCAGCTTTCTGAGTCATCCGGCCATTGTCTCCGTGGACTGGGCCCCCCGGGTCGAGGCGGCACAGCGCGCGGCCTTTGAAGCCGGGGTGCGGGCAGAAGGAATGGACGCCTTTGAGATTACCGAGCTGGATCAGGCTCGCCACCTCACCACCGCGGCCCCGCGCGCCGAGTATTTTCCCACCCTGTTCAGCGAGCCATTCAGCAGCAACCGGAAAATACTGGGCCTCGACCACCACTTTGAGCCCCAACGGATATCGGCCATGACCCTGGCCCGGGACAGCCAGAGC
This window contains:
- a CDS encoding TonB-dependent copper receptor, with protein sequence MKHHSVVTLSLPLLGLATAHAAEQAPLYPATPITITASALSAPGEVRLDPSAPVQPIPAADGAGLLKTVPGISITRKGGMAGDPLLRGLGGSRLAITSDNQYVLGGCAHRMDPPTAYLFPRSFDEVVITKGPQTVTQGPGLVAGSVQFKRHPRYYLDPDFSLDGGLTTGSADRVDAFASLDAGNSLGYTRLNANHNEAGNYRDGSGNRVNSAYNKDSQSVQLGLTPNELSLLELSYDRSRGEAAYADRAMDGSQFDRDAWGVKLERQAITPWLGKVQLQYGHSLVDHVMDNYSLRPLEGMMYKAMNPERTTNTARLLAELNLGAHQTQVGVDWLEDAHRSRMAMGMNQAAADGYINKPWKDTQTFENIGVFVEDNWLLNDRQTLVSGLRLDHTEARYHNNAVAAALQQQEYDLYAGFVRLEHRLQNWIWYAGYGQAERAPDFWERDKSQTAALNTETNHQLDTGLLYRNGNLSGSVSLFAGYVDDFILVDNTTSPQARNVDARRVGGEAEASWRFTDNWTLASNLSYTHGQNLSDDLPLGQTPPLELNTSLGYDNGSQELALLMRNVASQHRFAEGQGNIIGQDTGPSAGFTVFSLNAGWQVTPTVKLAAGVDNLLDKDYSEFINKQESYPLGDNPVTGRIGEPGRQWWAELQFSL
- a CDS encoding LysR family transcriptional regulator, which translates into the protein MRDLPITLLRTFVVVAETLNLTVAAGRLHRAPSTISMQLNRLEGLVSTDLLERGQHGVRLTPAGELLRSHAQLLLNQHDRILGSFLNAEVGGKVRFGTHDQYATRSLPPLLETFVLNYPEVRLEVQCDHRPHHLVSLVQQGKLDLALVEMPLRAQGGTRLGGDELVWVRSPVHQVHLRDPLPLAVFVEGCYHRDAALQALELWEKPCRLAFTSQSRAGILAAVRAGIGVGVIPRSTLEEGLMVVEEGLPPLPRTDTTLFLAEQVNEASTRLAKIIRESPQFARGGQDMARLLHQFG
- a CDS encoding MFS transporter — encoded protein: MNQVVSHGFGMFLFAALVPLMREAIQLSHWHLAAIGALTQLAYLAGAMLLGVLGHRLNTARLALTTGSLSTALLFTMAHLENPLFIMLALTCLAASAAISWGTLVEIISRHVQPGQRSTYLSTVSSGTAWGYGLNGLLILLVVPSLGWQQAWQLAGATGLLVVALTWRLLRSLRSPAASTTVAAEPAMPATRLLLTIATERTAFLACLICLLAGFTTMPFSTWLNTYLDQLGLPASLGGYTWTTVGLTGMVAGLLTGGLADRKGHGVALLIIFGGFALGQLAFAYDPARFALVAGFGYGLMYFPMWGIVAGWVGRHYSSTVTMQISGLCMVTFGLGGTLGNLLAGYLRTVTGSLDAVFMTLAGAALLLVGLGLWIWSSTPAVSPQPDLP
- a CDS encoding DUF1338 domain-containing protein, which gives rise to MHTSVQELFDALWQHYLTVTPSALKIHDLLKGGEAIVNDHVAFRTFNHPKLGLEKLAAPFLALGYEQKGEYHFEAKKLYARHYEHPDATAPKVFISELLLEQCSPELQRIVAGLIDQVDDTLAERKDFLYSGAPWRISHADYKTLLAESEYAAWLAVYGYRANHFTVSVNHLKDYDSLEAVNSALKQAGFRLNDAGGEIKGSPEVLLEQSSTLADTTLVHFTDGEAALPSCFYEFALRYPKPDGELYTGFVAASADKIFESTDIGHQ
- the astD gene encoding succinylglutamate-semialdehyde dehydrogenase: MTEAVQYINGQWLAGAGERFDSLDPAKNEVVWQGASADAAQVDAAVAAARAASADWAFRPVEERLAVIKAFAGLLEQHKAPLAKLIARETGKPEWEALTEVAAMSGKATISEKAYFERTGTVENPMPGARAFVRHKPHGVVAVFGPYNFPGHLPNGHIVPALIAGNTVVFKPSELTPLVAQETVRLWAEAGLPAGVLNLVQGEVNTGKALASHEGIDGLFFTGSSNTGKLLHQQYAGQPGKILALEMGGNNPLVVTTVADEDAAVHAIVQSAFITSGQRCTCARRLLVPRGEAGDRLLARLVAVSKAIRVGRYDADPQPFMGAMISERAARGMVAAQAHLLAFGGQSLLMLKHLQPGTGLVSPGIVDVTGVAQLPDEEYFGPLLQVIRFNDLPEALTLANRTRYGLSAGLLSDSEADWDYFYRHIRAGIVNRNRPITGASSAAPFGGIGDSGNHRASAYYAADYCAYPVASVEGDHLVMPATLSPGLSF
- the astA gene encoding arginine N-succinyltransferase, translating into MLVIRPIEQRDFAILKQIAIESGHGFTSLPVNDELLQNKIDHSMASFASRAGGKGECLYFFVAEDSETGEVLGTTALESAVGLSSPFYTYLLGKQVHSSRKLGIHNVVQTLTLTNDYTGVSELCTLFLREPARQGLNGRLLSKCRFLFLAEFPELFDQRVLAEMRGVSDDKGNSPFWSWLQEHFFSMDFPTVDYLTGIGQKGFIADLMPKYPIYVSLLSKEARGVIGKTHDKTRPALHLLEEEGFCWRGYVDIFDAGPTVECEVRHIQTVRNSRRLTVQVGHPVQTGLYLISNTRFAEFRALLGEMAVNEQQGQAVMTAEVARLLGVEDGDTVRVAEMKRND
- a CDS encoding aspartate aminotransferase family protein, whose amino-acid sequence is MSDMAVTRETFDQVMVPNYAPAQSIPVRGLGARVWDQQGKEFIDFAGGIAVNCLGHCHPALVSALKEQGEKLWHLSNVWTNEPALRLASKLVDATFAERVYFCNSGAEANEAALKLARRYAIEHFGPEKTQIIAFQQGFHGRTFFTVTVGGQAAYSEGFGPKPADIDHVPYNDLEALKAIMSSRTCAVVMEPLQGEGGIISPDADFVKAVRALCDQHQALLVFDEVQTGVGRTGALYAYMETGVTPDILTSAKALGGGFPIGAMLTRADIAASLKPGTHGSTYGGNPLACAVAEAAFDTVNTPEVLTGVKEREGWFCEALAKINEQHHCFQEIRGKGLLLGCVLNEQFQGRAKDFLAAASEEGLMVLIAGANVVRFAPSLVISEEEVRQGLARFERAVARVVNG
- a CDS encoding aminodeoxychorismate/anthranilate synthase component II codes for the protein MLLMIDNYDSFTWNLVQYFGELGQEVVVRRNDEIGLDEIAALRPSGLVISPGPCTPNEAGVSLAAIERFAGEVPLLGVCLGHQAIAQAFGGRVIRARRVMHGKTSAIRHTGTGLFASLPDPLTVTRYHSLVVEDDSLPACFEVTAWSEQAQGERDEIMAMQHRTLPVHSVQFHPESILTEGGHRLLQNYLDLL